Proteins encoded in a region of the Photobacterium angustum genome:
- the cobO gene encoding cob(I)yrinic acid a,c-diamide adenosyltransferase, with amino-acid sequence MTDTTNKDDRHKARQQKLKEQVDARIDAAQQEKGLVLVITGNGKGKSTSGFGMITRAVGHGQHCGVGQFIKGTWDCGERNLLAQHGVNFAVMATGFTWETQNKEADTAAAKETWQQCKAMLADDSYDVVLLDELTYMITYDYIALDDVIEAIEKRPTTQSVIITGRAAHRQLLEIADTVSEVRNVKHAFESGIKARKGIDW; translated from the coding sequence ATGACAGATACAACCAATAAGGATGATCGCCATAAAGCGCGCCAACAAAAATTAAAAGAGCAAGTTGATGCTCGTATTGATGCAGCCCAACAAGAGAAAGGACTGGTTCTGGTAATCACTGGCAATGGTAAAGGAAAATCTACTTCAGGTTTTGGCATGATTACGCGAGCAGTCGGTCATGGTCAGCACTGTGGTGTAGGACAATTTATAAAAGGTACATGGGATTGTGGTGAGCGTAATTTGCTAGCGCAACACGGTGTCAACTTTGCAGTAATGGCTACTGGGTTTACATGGGAAACCCAAAATAAAGAAGCCGATACAGCTGCTGCGAAAGAAACATGGCAACAATGTAAAGCAATGCTAGCTGATGATAGCTATGATGTTGTATTACTCGATGAGCTGACTTATATGATCACCTATGATTACATTGCGTTAGATGACGTAATTGAGGCTATAGAAAAGCGTCCTACGACACAGTCGGTGATCATTACAGGGCGAGCGGCACACCGACAATTACTCGAAATTGCCGATACTGTATCAGAAGTGCGTAATGTTAAGCATGCCTTTGAAAGCGGAATAAAAGCGCGAAAAGGGATTGATTGGTAA